One part of the Streptomyces nigra genome encodes these proteins:
- a CDS encoding alpha/beta fold hydrolase, which yields MSVVHHRTTAVDGLDVFYREAGNPHAPAIVLLHGFPTSSHMFRNLIPKLADTHRVIAPDMVGFGQSAMPKVDEFDYTFDRLTDVTAALLQQLGVERYAVYVQDYGAPLAWRLAARSPESITGIITQNGNAYTDGFVSPFWDGLFAYADNPTDETEAPLRGALTLAMTRWQYVNGVKDTSLVSPDSWTVDQALLDRPGNDAIQLALFRDYASNVALYPHVHEYFRTSQVPLLAVWGANDEIFGPDGARAFRRDLPDAEIHLLESGHFALESHLEEIAGHIRGFLARIPA from the coding sequence ATGAGCGTCGTACACCACCGCACCACCGCCGTCGACGGGCTGGACGTCTTCTACCGGGAGGCGGGCAACCCCCACGCGCCCGCGATCGTCCTGCTGCACGGCTTCCCGACCAGCTCCCACATGTTCCGGAACCTGATTCCGAAGCTTGCCGACACCCATCGCGTCATCGCCCCCGACATGGTCGGATTCGGCCAGTCGGCCATGCCGAAGGTCGATGAGTTCGACTACACCTTCGACCGGCTCACCGACGTGACCGCAGCGCTGCTGCAGCAGCTCGGGGTGGAGCGCTATGCCGTCTACGTGCAGGACTACGGCGCACCCCTGGCCTGGAGGCTGGCCGCCCGTTCCCCGGAGAGCATCACCGGCATCATCACTCAGAACGGCAACGCCTACACGGACGGGTTCGTGAGTCCCTTCTGGGACGGCCTGTTCGCCTACGCGGACAACCCGACCGACGAGACCGAAGCTCCCCTGCGCGGCGCTCTCACCCTCGCTATGACGCGCTGGCAGTACGTGAACGGCGTCAAGGACACCTCACTCGTCAGCCCCGACAGCTGGACCGTCGACCAGGCACTGCTCGACCGGCCCGGCAACGACGCCATCCAGCTGGCACTGTTCCGGGACTATGCGTCGAACGTCGCTCTGTACCCGCACGTGCACGAGTACTTCCGCACCAGCCAGGTGCCACTGCTCGCCGTGTGGGGCGCCAACGACGAGATCTTCGGACCGGACGGAGCCCGCGCCTTCAGGCGCGATCTGCCCGATGCCGAGATCCACCTTCTCGAGTCCGGGCACTTCGCCCTCGAGAGCCATCTGGAGGAGATCGCCGGTCACATCCGCGGCTTCCTCGCCCGCATCCCCGCGTGA
- a CDS encoding ATP-binding protein, translating to MLHLQRSFDPTPRSVAQARGFVGSAVACHLDPSRSDDLRICVSELASNALIHAETSFTVRICIDRHGCVRLEVHDQDRNRPQATAALPRDRRATTGRGMFIVERLADDWGVELSATGGKCVWSQFAGRQATGAHNACGTPSPARPAPLPAGAGAPLLPHPVRAAVSSAALRASRAEPGQ from the coding sequence ATGCTTCACCTACAGCGCTCCTTCGACCCCACCCCCCGTTCCGTCGCACAGGCCCGAGGATTCGTCGGATCCGCCGTCGCATGCCACCTCGACCCCTCACGTTCCGACGACCTACGCATCTGCGTCTCCGAACTCGCAAGCAATGCCCTGATCCACGCCGAAACCAGCTTCACCGTGCGGATCTGCATCGACCGGCACGGCTGCGTCCGGCTCGAGGTCCACGATCAGGACCGGAACCGGCCCCAGGCAACGGCAGCCCTGCCCCGCGACCGGCGGGCGACCACCGGGCGAGGCATGTTCATCGTCGAGCGACTGGCAGATGACTGGGGGGTCGAGCTGTCTGCGACCGGCGGCAAATGCGTCTGGTCGCAGTTCGCCGGCCGGCAGGCCACGGGCGCTCACAACGCTTGTGGCACACCCTCACCGGCCCGGCCGGCACCGCTACCCGCTGGGGCCGGCGCGCCACTCCTCCCCCACCCCGTGAGGGCGGCCGTCTCTTCGGCTGCGCTCCGAGCATCACGAGCGGAACCGGGACAGTGA
- a CDS encoding FAD-dependent oxidoreductase encodes MNIGNDVMKADVLVIGFGKGGKAVAAKMGALGKTVVLVERSEHMYGGTCPNVGCVPTKALVHQANKRRPEDSLQDWYERSVGEVQALTSLFRAGNYEGLNGMDTVRVVTGNARFEDSHTVTVTGSDGPLTITGDVILINTGSEPVVPDIPGLQGSSRMATSTQLIESSTLPRRLAIIGGGYLGLEFASIYRRFGSEVTVLEAGADILRREDGDVAGAVKSILSEDGVRLVTGARVLEVIDDPAEAVVVYEQDGTKRRVEADAVLIAAGRRPVTAELNLEAAGVDVSPTGGVEVDRHLRSSQPHIFALGDVNGGPQFTYISLDDSRIVLDQLTGDGTRSTDDRVAVPHTLFITPPLATVGLTEQEARAAGHRVKITSQPVAEIIAMPRAYVVEETRGMMKFVIDAATDQILGAALLSTDAQELINTVALAMRHGITATELRESVYTHPSSTEAFNDVLGAVVRSDH; translated from the coding sequence ATGAATATCGGCAACGACGTCATGAAGGCAGACGTGCTGGTCATCGGATTCGGAAAGGGAGGAAAGGCGGTTGCCGCCAAGATGGGGGCGCTCGGCAAGACCGTCGTTCTGGTCGAGCGTTCGGAGCACATGTACGGAGGCACCTGCCCCAACGTCGGCTGCGTCCCCACGAAGGCCCTCGTGCACCAGGCCAACAAGCGGCGGCCCGAGGACTCGCTTCAGGACTGGTACGAGCGCTCGGTCGGCGAAGTACAAGCCCTGACCTCTCTCTTCCGGGCCGGCAACTACGAGGGCCTCAACGGCATGGACACCGTGCGCGTCGTCACGGGCAACGCCAGGTTCGAGGACTCCCACACCGTCACCGTCACCGGCTCGGACGGTCCCCTGACCATCACAGGCGACGTCATCCTGATCAACACCGGCTCCGAACCGGTGGTCCCCGACATCCCCGGCCTGCAGGGCAGTTCTCGGATGGCGACGAGCACCCAGCTCATCGAGAGCAGCACGCTGCCCAGGCGGCTCGCCATCATCGGCGGCGGATATCTGGGCCTGGAGTTCGCCTCTATCTACCGCCGGTTCGGATCCGAGGTCACCGTGCTCGAAGCAGGGGCCGACATCCTGCGGCGGGAAGACGGCGATGTCGCCGGAGCGGTGAAATCCATCCTCAGCGAGGACGGGGTCCGTCTGGTCACCGGGGCGCGTGTCCTGGAGGTCATCGATGATCCGGCAGAGGCCGTCGTCGTCTACGAACAGGACGGCACCAAGCGCCGTGTCGAGGCCGATGCCGTCCTGATCGCCGCGGGGCGCCGCCCGGTCACTGCGGAGCTGAACCTGGAAGCCGCCGGCGTGGACGTGTCCCCCACAGGAGGGGTGGAGGTCGACCGGCACCTGCGCTCCAGCCAGCCGCACATCTTCGCTCTCGGCGACGTCAACGGCGGACCGCAGTTCACCTACATCTCGCTCGACGACAGTCGCATCGTCCTGGATCAGCTCACCGGCGACGGCACCCGCAGCACCGACGACCGTGTGGCCGTTCCACACACCTTGTTCATCACACCGCCCCTGGCAACCGTAGGGCTCACCGAGCAGGAGGCCCGGGCGGCCGGCCACCGCGTGAAGATCACCAGCCAGCCCGTGGCCGAGATCATCGCCATGCCCCGCGCCTACGTCGTCGAGGAAACACGCGGGATGATGAAGTTCGTCATCGACGCCGCCACGGACCAGATCCTGGGTGCCGCGCTCCTGAGTACCGACGCGCAAGAGCTCATCAACACCGTCGCCCTCGCCATGCGGCACGGCATCACAGCCACCGAGCTGCGCGAGTCCGTCTACACACACCCCAGTTCCACAGAAGCCTTCAACGACGTCCTGGGGGCCGTAGTCCGCTCCGACCACTAG